TCTGCTAACAATAAATATCCCATCAGATTTAAAAGACTAAAATCTGTACAGGTATCAATGGAAAAATCTTGTTCAACCAACTTTTTAGCTTCTGATGTTTTTCCCTCCAGAAATAAGTCCCAAGCTGTATCAATTTTAGAGACCATCTATTCCCCCTTTCAACTATAAACAACCTTCATTAAATAAAATTATCCAACAAGAATATACTAATCTCTACCTATTGAAACTTAATCAAATAAACCATCAATCTGCATTAAAATAATCATGAACCTCTTTAAAAAGGGTATGCAATATTTCTTGCTCTTCTTCATCTAAATTATTTTCAGAAACTAGCTCATCCAAATACTTAGGTAGAGTAGAATGGTTTTTAATTCCATTCATGACAATTGCAAATTTCAGATCATCTAGTTCAGCTTTATTAAACCCTTTTAGCTTCTTCAAATCAATTCTAGTGATTGGAGGTGGGACAACATCTAGAGTACTGTAAATGGTTTTTCCTAATAAGTAATCTGTTGTGGTATCAAATAATTTCGCTAATTTGACAACCGCTTCTAAATTAGGTTCTAAAGTTCCGTTTTCCCAACGAGAATAAGTACCTTGTTGTACATCAATCATCTCAGAAACTTGTACCTGTGTTAACTTCTTACTCTTTCTCAGTTCCCTAAGACGATCTCCAAAAGAATTATTATTATTAAACATTGTATCCTCTTTAATATTCGATTCTGTATATTTTAGCTTGACAAAATATTCTAAACGGTATAAAATAGAATTATTCCATAAGGAATATTTATTTTGAGATTAAATATTCCATTGAGAATATTATAGCATAAAAGGAGGTAAAAGCGTATGTAATTAGTAGTTGATTTAAAAAATTTTAATAAAGGAGGTAAGATTCGACAAAATAAAAAAATCTTGAAACAAATGTGCCGTTCGTTCCAAGATCAAAACATATTATGTAACAATTATACCACAGAAAACTCCTCAGTTACACAAGAAAATTTCGGAGGTTTCACAAAAAGATGACCAATAAAGAGTTAGTCAATCAAATTTCTGGCCTAAACTCTACCTCTACTCTTAAAAATTGGATTCAACTGATTAAAGAGATAAGTGGCAAGGAATTTAAGAAAATTAAAATTCCTATCAGTAGAAATCCCAGAACTCATCAATTAAGTTATACAGTTGCCTATGACTTTACAGACGAAGACCTTAGACAATTTCAAAAGTTAGCTAACCTAAAACTTGAAATAGGTTTAAAAGAGGCTATACAAAAAGTATTTGGGAGTCTAGCAGACAATGAGCAAGAACTCCTAAACCAAGTAGTAGATGAACTCTATGATGAACTGAGCGCCTTAAAACAGGAATTTAAGCGAGAAATACGACTGATAAAAAATGAGAATGCCAATCTAAAAAAGAAAATCCAAGATATTGAAGAGTCGATGCAAACCGGCTTATTAGGGTTTGTTCAGAAGAGGTCAAAAAATAGGTTCGGCTAATAGCGAGTTTTCGGCTGAGCCATGAGGCAGAAAGCCGAAAATGAGCGTAGATGCAGACGGACCATTTTTGACCGTTAGGGTGTGTAGTAACACCACCCTCTGCAAGTTAGGTGTACCATCGAAAGATTTCAGTATTTCCAAGGGTTTCAGAGATTTTAAGGGTGGCAAAATTAGGCAAAAAGTTGAATCAAAATCTATGGCAAAAAATGAACATTTACGTTCTGTATTTGACTGGATTCAAATTCAGTTTGATAAGACTGAATTTTCGCCAAGAGAAATAATCGAAGACATTCTATTTCTTGACTATGACTTATTTATTGAGAATAAAGGGAGCCTTAAATACTATAACTATGATAGCCAGCTTCATCATGGGAATATCCGTATCTACTATGGAGCGAAAGAGTCGTCCTACATGCTTGTCATGTCAGGACAGGCACTCGAGTTCTTTAGAGATATGGTATTAGATCCAAATAGTCTGTCCGAAAAACAGTTTCTGAACAACCTCTACTACAATTACAATCAATTTTCAGTAAGACGAATTGATATTGCAATAGATGATTTTAATGAAACACCCTATTTCACTCCTAGTCAGCTTCTAAAGATTTGTCAGAAGAAACGCTTTATATATGGAAAAAGCACCTACTACAATACCTACGGAGATGAAACAATCGGCCAAACCTTATATTTGAGAAAACCCAATGATGATGAAAGACTTAGAATTTACGATAAACGCTTAGAACGAGCTGAGAAGCTCGGCATCAGCAAGCGTTTTATAGAAAATTGGATAAGAACTGAGTTAGAACTTAGAAAAGAAAAAGCTCACTACTTCATTCAAGAATGGTTGCATTCAGAAATAGATCTTCTCAACTTTACCAAGGGATATCTCAAAGAAAAAGTGAGATTTTATAGTGATAGCCATTTCTCAAAACCTTTGAGATCTTGGGAAAAGTTTTTAGGTCACTCAAAACCTATCTCTATCATTATTTCAAAGCCAAAAACAGAACTTGAACAAAAATTAGAATGGTTTACCTATAAAGGTTCAGGGGCTATTCTAAAAGCGTATAAATTTCTATACGACAATAATTTACTGCATGAGTATGAGAAATCTAACTATCTCGCACTCAACAATATGGAATATCCACCAGATTTAGCAAGTGGATTAATAGAAAGGGCAATTCTCTTTAAAAGAGAGGATTTAATCCCTACAATCAAAGAAAATATCAAAAGGAGAAATTAACTATGGCAAAAATGCTTTCACAAAATGACTGGAATTTTAATAACATTGGAACAAAATTTGAATTGGATGAAGTTATTCCAAAATTTGAAACGGAAGTCCGAGCAGATGCAAACGGAGAAATTATCAAAAACCGAGATGGTAGCGAAAGACGTTTTAATACCGATAAAATCATTGGTTGGAAATACAATGTAACAATCAAGGATGGACAATTCAAAAAGAAATCAACCCAAGTCTCAGTAGACAATCCAGAAGCTTTAGTCGATAATGACTATATCCAAGCAATGGACGAGGTACCAGTTACATTTGACAATTTACAAGCCACTATGATTAGTTCAACGATGTATTACAAAGCGGATTCTATCCATTTAGTAGATGTAAAACAAAAATAAGTATTAGACAAGGGGAGCTAATCCTCCCCTTACTTAATCTAATCAGAAAAGGAGATCACATGATTAAAACTGTAACAAAAGATGACCTTATCGAA
The Streptococcus parasanguinis genome window above contains:
- a CDS encoding helix-turn-helix domain-containing protein, translating into MFNNNNSFGDRLRELRKSKKLTQVQVSEMIDVQQGTYSRWENGTLEPNLEAVVKLAKLFDTTTDYLLGKTIYSTLDVVPPPITRIDLKKLKGFNKAELDDLKFAIVMNGIKNHSTLPKYLDELVSENNLDEEEQEILHTLFKEVHDYFNAD
- a CDS encoding replication initiation factor domain-containing protein, yielding MSVDADGPFLTVRVCSNTTLCKLGVPSKDFSISKGFRDFKGGKIRQKVESKSMAKNEHLRSVFDWIQIQFDKTEFSPREIIEDILFLDYDLFIENKGSLKYYNYDSQLHHGNIRIYYGAKESSYMLVMSGQALEFFRDMVLDPNSLSEKQFLNNLYYNYNQFSVRRIDIAIDDFNETPYFTPSQLLKICQKKRFIYGKSTYYNTYGDETIGQTLYLRKPNDDERLRIYDKRLERAEKLGISKRFIENWIRTELELRKEKAHYFIQEWLHSEIDLLNFTKGYLKEKVRFYSDSHFSKPLRSWEKFLGHSKPISIIISKPKTELEQKLEWFTYKGSGAILKAYKFLYDNNLLHEYEKSNYLALNNMEYPPDLASGLIERAILFKREDLIPTIKENIKRRN